A genomic segment from Acidobacteriota bacterium encodes:
- a CDS encoding SUMF1/EgtB/PvdO family nonheme iron enzyme yields MKGRLVLLLCGCALLLGVAAGPARPAHAENALEPLPFPVGETITFRFRWKASPLLPAIDAGDFTFRFAGEGRFEGRPVWVAEGMAESVPGFRFPVKDYFKSYFQPGDFQGLHVWGVRSEGPDYLQQMMFFYPDTRHMWLKEYSRADDGVRVTRNELHYGFPSPMPDALAMMPALRTLGRAMRFPADLNGSYLGRVKKITVTYEGKETLDTVIGRLPAYRYNILNLFGTMMDPDDYFYVWSSADGRYIPLKIKAKVRFGNVDGKLTRHGIRSEPLIPAKLDLLAPLPDARPDVSGTLNLPAGEPPATDMVRVPGGAFRLGDRRGAAGIPVRVSPFLMDRFEVTNAQYLKFIQATGRPAPAVQPLEYYERKFKWKPDGYEEFLRLAEPYRWRNGRCPAGRDHHPVVLVTWDDAAAYARWAGKRLPTDAEWECAARAGLAAGDAYPWGGPADPSRANTSEGDRLGTVPVTAMPGGRNALGLAHLSGNVAEWVQDYYDEKPFGDGAVNPTGPSGGRFRVMRGGDWRHPLTAAAVWSRGRDWPGTAYINVGFRCARDLK; encoded by the coding sequence GTGAAGGGACGGCTTGTGCTCCTCCTCTGCGGTTGTGCCCTCCTCCTGGGTGTGGCGGCGGGGCCCGCCCGGCCGGCTCACGCCGAAAACGCCCTGGAACCCCTTCCTTTCCCCGTGGGGGAAACCATCACCTTTCGGTTCAGGTGGAAGGCGTCACCCCTGCTGCCCGCGATCGATGCCGGCGATTTCACCTTCCGCTTCGCCGGCGAGGGACGTTTCGAGGGCCGGCCGGTCTGGGTGGCCGAGGGGATGGCGGAATCGGTGCCCGGTTTCCGTTTCCCGGTGAAGGACTACTTCAAGAGCTACTTCCAGCCCGGCGACTTCCAGGGACTGCACGTCTGGGGCGTCCGGAGCGAGGGGCCGGATTACCTCCAGCAGATGATGTTCTTCTACCCCGACACGCGCCACATGTGGCTCAAGGAGTATTCCCGCGCGGACGATGGCGTCCGCGTCACCCGCAATGAGCTGCACTACGGCTTCCCCTCCCCCATGCCGGACGCCCTGGCCATGATGCCGGCCCTGCGGACGCTGGGCCGGGCGATGCGCTTCCCGGCCGACCTGAACGGCTCCTACCTCGGCCGGGTCAAGAAGATCACGGTCACCTACGAGGGGAAAGAGACGCTGGACACGGTGATCGGCCGCCTCCCCGCCTACCGGTACAACATCCTGAACCTGTTCGGCACCATGATGGATCCCGACGATTACTTTTACGTCTGGTCCTCCGCCGACGGCCGCTACATCCCGCTGAAGATCAAGGCCAAGGTCCGCTTCGGCAATGTGGACGGCAAGCTCACCCGGCACGGGATCCGGTCCGAACCGCTGATCCCGGCAAAATTGGACCTGCTGGCGCCGCTCCCCGACGCCCGGCCCGACGTGTCGGGCACCCTGAACCTGCCCGCCGGCGAACCGCCCGCCACGGACATGGTCCGCGTGCCCGGCGGCGCCTTCCGCCTCGGCGATCGGCGCGGCGCGGCCGGAATCCCGGTCAGGGTGAGCCCGTTCCTCATGGACCGCTTCGAGGTGACCAACGCCCAGTACCTGAAGTTCATCCAAGCCACCGGCCGGCCGGCCCCGGCTGTCCAGCCGCTCGAGTACTACGAGCGCAAGTTCAAGTGGAAACCCGACGGCTACGAGGAGTTCCTCCGCCTGGCTGAGCCGTACCGGTGGCGAAACGGCCGCTGCCCCGCCGGCCGCGATCACCACCCGGTGGTGCTGGTGACGTGGGATGACGCCGCGGCCTACGCCCGCTGGGCCGGCAAGCGCCTGCCCACCGATGCCGAATGGGAGTGCGCCGCCCGCGCCGGTCTGGCCGCCGGCGACGCGTATCCGTGGGGCGGCCCGGCCGACCCGTCGCGCGCCAACACGAGCGAGGGGGACCGCCTGGGCACCGTCCCCGTCACCGCCATGCCCGGTGGGCGGAATGCGCTGGGCCTGGCCCACCTGTCGGGTAACGTCGCCGAGTGGGTCCAGGACTACTACGACGAGAAACCTTTCGGGGACGGTGCGGTGAATCCGACGGGTCCGTCGGGCGGCCGTTTCCGCGTCATGCGCGGCGGCGACTGGCGCCACCCGCTGACCGCCGCTGCGGTCTGGTCCCGCGGCCGTGACTGGCCCGGCACCGCCTACATCAACGTGGGCTTTCGCTGCGCCCGCGACCTCAAGTAG